In one window of Prevotella sp. E13-17 DNA:
- a CDS encoding HAD family hydrolase, translated as MINYDLTKIKAIIFDIDGVLSAETITLAPDGLPQRTVNIKDGYAIQLAVKLGLHIAIMTGANVDAIRVRYEGLGVKDVMMGCAVKITTYDAFLKKYQLTDEEVMFMGDDIPDLEVLRRVGCPVCPHDACQEVREACIYVSDRKGGYGCGRDVVEQTLRAQGKWLMDEKAFGW; from the coding sequence ATGATCAACTACGATTTAACAAAGATAAAAGCCATCATCTTCGACATTGATGGCGTACTTTCGGCAGAAACCATCACGTTAGCTCCCGATGGTCTGCCACAACGAACCGTCAACATCAAGGATGGCTATGCCATACAGTTGGCCGTCAAACTAGGACTTCACATCGCAATCATGACAGGCGCCAACGTTGACGCTATCCGAGTGAGGTATGAAGGACTTGGAGTGAAAGATGTGATGATGGGCTGTGCCGTGAAGATCACTACCTATGATGCATTTCTGAAGAAGTATCAACTGACAGATGAGGAAGTGATGTTTATGGGAGATGATATCCCCGATTTAGAAGTGTTGCGCAGAGTGGGGTGCCCCGTATGTCCGCACGATGCTTGTCAGGAGGTGCGCGAGGCTTGTATCTATGTCAGTGACCGAAAAGGTGGCTACGGGTGTGGTCGCGATGTCGTTGAACAAACCCTGCGTGCCCAGGGCAAATGGCTGATGGATGAAAAAGCCTTTGGATGGTAA
- a CDS encoding GNAT family N-acetyltransferase, which produces MNELNIRIYTSGDMLPDSLEEKNIFHSKTFFTLAESSRRQRPYMVTVERQDGTVVAQMLGIVRFRCSWFPPYLYRHCRILGEGVYHPDFADQSTTLFGMMLKKLTSMLGRRILYVEVSNLREKMFGYRQFREAGYFPVRWMSIHNSLHSRTPEERLSERMKKRIEQIYKRGVETDVVRTEADFKAFSKLLRRHHWLKPKRYIPEDSFFCNLINHEACRLYITRYHQHIIGCSVVFFSQQQAYLWFSAFRRKSFAFVHPDIITIWHALKDAHRMGYEHMFFLDVGLPFKKNRYRDFILRFGGKPTSTYRWFHVSTGWINRLLSILYKE; this is translated from the coding sequence ATGAACGAATTAAACATCAGAATATATACCAGCGGTGACATGTTGCCCGATAGTTTGGAAGAGAAAAACATCTTCCACAGCAAGACATTTTTCACGCTTGCCGAATCAAGTCGTCGTCAACGTCCGTATATGGTCACCGTCGAAAGACAAGACGGCACCGTGGTGGCTCAGATGCTTGGTATCGTGCGCTTTCGCTGTTCTTGGTTTCCGCCCTATCTCTATCGGCACTGCCGCATACTGGGCGAAGGCGTTTATCACCCCGACTTTGCCGACCAAAGTACCACTTTGTTTGGGATGATGCTGAAGAAACTGACGAGCATGCTTGGCCGACGTATTCTGTATGTAGAGGTAAGCAATCTGCGCGAGAAAATGTTTGGTTACCGACAATTTCGCGAGGCAGGCTACTTTCCCGTCAGATGGATGAGCATTCACAACTCGCTACACTCACGCACACCAGAAGAGCGACTCAGCGAACGCATGAAGAAACGCATAGAGCAAATCTATAAACGCGGTGTGGAGACTGACGTCGTGAGGACCGAAGCCGACTTCAAGGCCTTTTCAAAGCTCTTACGGCGCCACCACTGGCTGAAGCCCAAGCGCTATATCCCCGAAGACTCGTTTTTTTGCAACCTCATCAACCACGAGGCTTGTCGTCTCTATATCACACGCTATCACCAGCACATCATCGGCTGTTCTGTCGTGTTTTTCAGTCAGCAGCAAGCCTACTTGTGGTTCTCGGCATTCCGTCGAAAGTCGTTTGCCTTTGTCCATCCCGACATCATCACTATCTGGCACGCTCTGAAAGATGCCCACCGAATGGGCTACGAGCACATGTTCTTTTTGGACGTAGGTCTGCCATTCAAGAAGAATCGCTACCGTGACTTCATCCTGCGTTTTGGTGGAAAGCCCACCTCAACCTATCGCTGGTTCCATGTTTCGACGGGTTGGATAAACCGCTTGTTATCAATCTTATACAAGGAATGA
- a CDS encoding Rossmann-like and DUF2520 domain-containing protein, translating to MDIVFIGAGRLATNMAQALFQKGHRILTVYSRTMTSAQQLAEKVEAVATCDLQSLPQRADAFIFSVKDAVLGRLIADLQKGREEVAFFHTAGSVTMEVFGQHPCHGIIYPMQTFSKERLVDFSRVPIFIETNNDRSLLLAEALASSISQHIYQLSSEERRYLHLAAVFACNFANHCYALSAEILKKHGLPFSVMLPLINETAQKANTMDPVEAQTGPAVRYDVNVIEAQKELLADNPDMQEIYELMSKSIHLLAK from the coding sequence ATGGACATCGTCTTTATAGGTGCAGGAAGGCTGGCCACCAACATGGCACAAGCTTTGTTTCAAAAGGGCCATCGCATACTGACGGTTTACAGTCGGACGATGACCTCTGCCCAGCAGTTGGCAGAGAAGGTGGAAGCTGTGGCCACTTGCGATTTGCAATCATTGCCCCAAAGGGCCGATGCGTTCATCTTTTCGGTGAAGGATGCCGTTCTTGGACGGTTGATTGCTGACTTGCAAAAGGGACGTGAAGAAGTGGCTTTCTTTCACACGGCTGGCTCCGTAACCATGGAAGTCTTCGGGCAACACCCGTGTCATGGTATTATCTATCCGATGCAGACGTTCTCAAAAGAAAGACTGGTGGATTTCTCGCGTGTTCCTATATTTATAGAAACTAACAATGATAGAAGTCTTCTGCTTGCCGAAGCCCTGGCTTCGTCCATCAGTCAGCACATCTATCAACTGTCTTCTGAGGAGCGCCGATACCTACATTTAGCCGCCGTCTTCGCCTGCAATTTTGCCAATCATTGCTATGCGTTGTCGGCCGAGATACTGAAAAAGCATGGGTTGCCGTTTTCAGTGATGTTGCCTCTTATCAACGAAACGGCACAAAAGGCTAACACAATGGACCCAGTGGAGGCACAGACGGGGCCTGCTGTGCGTTATGACGTCAATGTGATTGAGGCACAAAAGGAATTGCTTGCAGACAATCCCGATATGCAGGAAATATATGAATTAATGAGTAAAAGTATTCATCTCTTGGCGAAATGA
- a CDS encoding trimeric intracellular cation channel family protein: protein MNQEFLISIIEMLGTFAFAISGIRHAAAKHFDWFGGYVCGIAVAIGGGTIRDVLLGATPFWMTTPIYMICTAVALLTVVFMGKWMEPLKNAWFVFDTFGLALFTVAGIQKSLAFGQPFWVAVIMGCITGAAGGVIRDVLLNNEPVIFHKEIYAMASVLGGIVYWIGLETGLSVGVTAIVSFVLTCVVRFLAVRYHISLPILASEDAKS from the coding sequence ATGAATCAGGAATTCTTGATAAGCATCATTGAAATGCTTGGTACTTTTGCTTTTGCAATTTCAGGCATTCGTCATGCGGCAGCAAAACATTTTGATTGGTTTGGTGGATACGTTTGTGGTATTGCTGTTGCTATAGGTGGCGGAACAATTCGTGATGTATTGCTTGGTGCTACACCGTTTTGGATGACTACCCCAATTTATATGATCTGCACGGCCGTCGCTTTGTTGACAGTTGTTTTTATGGGAAAATGGATGGAACCGCTGAAAAATGCATGGTTCGTTTTTGATACGTTTGGACTGGCGCTATTCACGGTTGCCGGAATTCAAAAGAGTCTTGCTTTCGGACAACCTTTTTGGGTGGCTGTCATTATGGGATGTATCACGGGTGCTGCTGGTGGCGTCATCCGCGATGTACTCCTGAACAATGAGCCTGTGATATTCCATAAGGAGATATATGCCATGGCTAGTGTGCTGGGTGGTATCGTTTATTGGATTGGATTGGAGACAGGCCTGTCTGTTGGCGTAACGGCTATCGTAAGTTTCGTACTGACTTGCGTGGTTAGATTCCTGGCAGTTCGCTACCATATCTCGCTGCCAATCCTTGCCTCAGAAGATGCTAAATCATAG
- a CDS encoding nitroreductase family protein, producing the protein MTEFKTLAQMRRSHRKFTSEEIDAEDVKLILRAALMSPTSKGQRAWEFVVVDDKLDLEKLSDAKAMGGQFLKDAPLAIVVLGDPMANDCWIEDGSIAAISMQYQAEELGLGSCWVQMRGRGLSDGTSADTVIRGILDIPENLSVLCVLAVGHKADERQPQNEDKLKWERVHLNKY; encoded by the coding sequence ATGACAGAATTTAAGACCTTGGCGCAGATGCGTCGTTCGCATCGCAAGTTTACAAGTGAGGAAATTGATGCCGAAGATGTAAAGCTCATCCTCAGAGCAGCACTCATGTCGCCCACATCTAAAGGCCAGCGTGCCTGGGAATTTGTGGTTGTTGATGACAAGTTGGACCTGGAGAAACTTTCAGATGCCAAAGCAATGGGAGGTCAGTTCTTGAAGGATGCCCCTCTGGCTATCGTTGTTTTGGGCGACCCCATGGCTAATGATTGCTGGATAGAGGACGGTTCTATAGCTGCCATCTCTATGCAGTATCAGGCTGAGGAGTTGGGACTGGGATCGTGCTGGGTGCAGATGCGCGGTCGTGGACTAAGTGATGGAACCAGTGCCGACACCGTTATCCGAGGCATTCTTGATATTCCTGAGAACCTCTCTGTGCTCTGTGTGTTGGCTGTGGGACATAAAGCCGATGAGCGTCAGCCGCAGAACGAGGATAAGTTGAAGTGGGAACGCGTTCATCTGAATAAGTATTAA
- a CDS encoding Maf-like protein — protein MFENLQKYHIVLASNSPRRRELLGGLGLPFEVKVLKDIDESYPPTLPVGEIAQYISNKKAEAYQAVMAPDDLIITADTVVIAGDEVMGKPHDACDARRMLHKLSNCSHQVTTGVCLMTNEKKRSFSVTTDVTFKQLSDDEINYYVEKYRPFDKAGAYGIQEWIGYIGVTGLSGSYFNVMGLPVQRIYTELESF, from the coding sequence ATGTTTGAGAATCTGCAGAAATATCATATCGTGTTGGCGAGCAACTCGCCTCGCCGACGAGAACTTTTAGGGGGCTTAGGGCTTCCTTTCGAAGTGAAAGTGCTGAAAGATATTGATGAGTCCTACCCACCAACGCTGCCCGTTGGCGAGATTGCTCAATATATCTCCAATAAGAAAGCAGAGGCTTATCAGGCGGTCATGGCACCTGATGATCTGATTATAACGGCCGATACGGTGGTTATAGCTGGTGATGAGGTTATGGGAAAACCTCATGACGCCTGTGATGCTCGTCGCATGCTGCATAAGCTGAGCAACTGCTCTCATCAAGTGACAACTGGTGTTTGCCTGATGACAAATGAGAAGAAACGCAGCTTTTCAGTGACGACGGATGTCACTTTCAAGCAACTGTCAGATGACGAAATCAATTACTATGTAGAGAAATATCGCCCCTTTGACAAAGCTGGTGCTTATGGAATACAGGAGTGGATTGGCTATATTGGAGTCACAGGTTTGAGTGGAAGCTATTTCAACGTTATGGGCTTGCCTGTTCAGCGCATATATACAGAATTGGAATCTTTTTAG
- a CDS encoding replication-associated recombination protein A: MAEPLAERLRPRTLDDYIGQQHLVGEGAVLRRMIDSGHISSFIVWGPPGVGKTTLAHIIANKLDTPFYTLSAVTSGVKDVRDVIEKAQKGRFFNEASPILFIDEIHRFSKSQQDSLLGAVERGIVTLIGATTENPSFEVIRPLLSRCQLYILKSLGKEDLLKLLNRAITTDVILKELKIELKETDALLRFSGGDARKLLNILELVVESAKATAHSASSEIIITDDFVVSCLQQNPLAYDKDGEMHYDIISAFIKSIRGSDPDAALYWMARMIEGGEDPQFIARRLVISAAEDIGLANPNALLLANAAFDAVMKIGWPEARIALAECAVYLATSPKSNSAYLGIDRALSLVRETGNLSVPLPLRNAPTKLMKELGYHDGYKYPHDYPGHFTEQQYMPDELVNQRFWHGQHNPAEEKLYQRMVNYWGKRFED, encoded by the coding sequence ATGGCAGAACCATTAGCAGAAAGACTAAGGCCGCGAACGTTGGATGACTATATCGGTCAGCAACACTTGGTGGGCGAAGGGGCTGTTCTTCGAAGAATGATTGACTCGGGGCACATCTCTTCTTTTATTGTGTGGGGGCCTCCGGGAGTAGGCAAAACAACGTTGGCTCATATCATTGCCAATAAGTTGGATACTCCTTTTTATACCCTATCAGCAGTGACAAGTGGCGTAAAGGACGTTAGGGATGTCATTGAAAAGGCTCAGAAAGGTCGCTTCTTCAATGAGGCTTCACCTATTTTATTTATTGACGAGATACACCGTTTTTCAAAATCTCAGCAAGATTCTCTGTTGGGTGCTGTCGAACGGGGCATTGTCACGCTGATAGGCGCCACGACAGAGAACCCGTCTTTTGAGGTCATCAGGCCCTTGTTGTCGCGTTGTCAGCTATACATTTTGAAGTCGCTTGGTAAGGAAGACCTTCTGAAACTGCTGAATCGCGCTATCACGACCGATGTGATTCTCAAGGAACTCAAAATAGAACTGAAAGAGACTGATGCACTTTTGAGGTTTAGTGGAGGCGATGCTCGTAAGCTGCTGAACATTTTGGAACTGGTTGTAGAGAGTGCTAAGGCAACTGCACATTCAGCATCATCGGAGATTATTATCACAGATGATTTCGTGGTTTCATGTCTCCAACAAAATCCTTTGGCTTATGATAAAGACGGTGAGATGCATTATGATATCATTTCAGCCTTTATTAAAAGTATAAGGGGAAGTGATCCTGATGCTGCCTTATACTGGATGGCGCGTATGATAGAGGGTGGAGAAGACCCTCAGTTTATTGCTCGAAGACTGGTGATATCTGCTGCCGAGGATATTGGACTGGCTAATCCAAACGCTCTGCTTTTGGCCAATGCTGCTTTTGATGCAGTGATGAAAATTGGTTGGCCTGAAGCTCGTATTGCTCTTGCTGAATGTGCGGTCTATTTGGCGACTTCGCCAAAAAGTAACTCGGCCTATCTGGGTATTGATAGGGCTTTGTCTTTAGTGCGTGAGACAGGTAATCTGTCAGTCCCGTTGCCTCTAAGGAATGCTCCAACAAAATTAATGAAAGAGCTTGGTTATCATGATGGCTACAAATATCCTCATGATTATCCTGGTCACTTCACAGAGCAGCAATATATGCCTGACGAATTAGTCAATCAGCGGTTTTGGCATGGGCAACATAATCCTGCAGAGGAGAAACTCTATCAGAGAATGGTAAATTATTGGGGAAAACGTTTTGAAGATTAG